In Nocardia sp. BMG111209, a genomic segment contains:
- a CDS encoding alpha/beta fold hydrolase, whose product MPFARAIDAEIHYEDTGGDGPVVLLGHEFFMDTTMFAAQVTALAPDFRIVTWDARGHGRTRDEGLPFTYWTAARDALTVLDHLGVQRAVVGGSSQGGFSALRTALLSPDRVTALVLIATEAHPATPLERETAHRFLDRWAGPGPRYLLAEHLAGRLIGDDPWYCTMWAQRWVTRDPRATEAAANCLLSRDDILDRLPEIACPALVIHPSRASVPRRNALELAQRLANSRFLEIPGAHQAATMTHPAEVNSALRVFLDGLPPSN is encoded by the coding sequence GTGCCATTCGCCCGTGCGATCGATGCCGAGATCCATTACGAGGACACCGGTGGCGACGGGCCGGTCGTGCTATTGGGGCACGAATTCTTCATGGACACAACGATGTTCGCGGCCCAGGTGACGGCGCTGGCCCCGGACTTCCGGATCGTCACCTGGGATGCCCGCGGGCACGGCCGCACCCGCGACGAGGGGTTGCCGTTCACCTACTGGACCGCGGCCCGCGACGCCCTGACGGTGCTGGACCATCTCGGCGTGCAGCGCGCGGTGGTGGGCGGCTCGTCCCAGGGCGGGTTCAGCGCGCTGCGCACCGCCCTGCTCTCCCCGGACCGGGTGACCGCGCTGGTCCTCATCGCGACGGAGGCGCATCCGGCCACGCCGCTGGAACGGGAGACCGCACATCGTTTCCTGGACCGCTGGGCCGGGCCGGGTCCGCGCTACCTGCTGGCCGAACATCTGGCCGGCCGGCTGATCGGCGACGACCCCTGGTACTGCACGATGTGGGCGCAGCGCTGGGTGACCCGCGATCCGCGGGCCACCGAGGCCGCCGCCAACTGCCTGCTCAGCCGCGACGACATCCTCGACCGGTTACCCGAGATCGCCTGCCCGGCACTGGTGATCCATCCGTCGCGGGCCAGCGTCCCGCGCCGCAACGCGCTGGAACTGGCTCAGCGCCTGGCGAATTCCCGCTTCCTGGAGATTCCCGGCGCGCATCAGGCGGCCACCATGACACATCCGGCCGAGGTGAACTCCGCCCTGCGCGTCTTCCTCGACGGACTGCCGCCGAGCAACTGA
- a CDS encoding MspA family porin, which produces MHITSAIAIAATTVGLVLGAPEASADTGVFAPHENTYVTTDGLTYTVGHAGSAVHPIAPLNNMPTNREAFMEGSFYGRVSGDGTGTLRAGYFIACAVDIDVVFSATAGVTMSLGANAGVAAAPDLVSPSVAASIGPSIAAGIGLDLSISPGKIKDVVIDAKTLTPDRTATVVSHDFHLWAHHCGGPLTIRPYSMITVSSPDTDASGAVFGDPMVI; this is translated from the coding sequence ATGCACATCACGTCCGCGATCGCGATCGCCGCCACCACGGTCGGCCTCGTACTCGGCGCACCGGAGGCGTCGGCGGATACCGGGGTGTTCGCACCCCACGAGAACACCTATGTCACGACGGACGGACTCACCTACACGGTCGGGCACGCCGGCTCGGCCGTCCATCCGATCGCACCGCTGAACAACATGCCCACCAACCGGGAGGCATTCATGGAGGGCAGCTTCTACGGCCGGGTCTCCGGCGACGGCACGGGAACACTGCGGGCCGGATACTTCATCGCCTGCGCGGTCGACATCGACGTGGTCTTCAGCGCCACCGCGGGGGTGACGATGTCGCTCGGGGCGAACGCGGGGGTGGCGGCGGCGCCGGATCTGGTGTCGCCGAGCGTCGCGGCCTCGATCGGCCCGAGCATCGCGGCCGGTATCGGCCTGGACCTGTCGATCTCGCCCGGCAAGATCAAGGATGTCGTCATCGATGCGAAGACACTGACCCCGGACCGGACCGCCACCGTCGTCAGCCACGATTTCCATCTGTGGGCACACCACTGCGGCGGCCCGCTGACGATCCGGCCCTACAGCATGATCACGGTCAGCTCACCGGACACCGACGCCTCCGGCGCCGTGTTCGGTGATCCCATGGTCATCTGA
- the guaA gene encoding glutamine-hydrolyzing GMP synthase translates to MAETQRPVLVVDFGAQYAQLIARRVREASVYSEVIPHTATVEEIAERQPLAVILSGGPASVYTEGAPQLDARLFDLEVPVFGICYGFQAMAQALGGTVTNTGTREYGRTELSVDGGVLHGGLPTVQPVWMSHGDAVTDAPAGFEVTATSVGAPVAAFEDRARRLAGVQYHPEVLHSPHGQQVLSRFLHEVAGIPAAWTPANIADALIEQVRAQVGDGHAICGLSGGVDSAVAAALVQRAIGDRLTCVFVDHGLLRAGEREQVQRDFVAATGARLVTVDAVEKFVGELKGVTDPEEKRKIIGREFIRSFEDAIAEVVLTTENLTAEPAVEYLVQGTLYPDVVESGGGAGTANIKSHHNVGGLPDDLEFELVEPLRLLFKDEVRAVGRELGLPEEIVARQPFPGPGLAIRIVGEVTADRLATLRQADAIAREELTAAGLDGQIWQCPVVLLAEVRSVGVQGDGRTYGHPIVLRPVSSEDAMTADWTRLPYDVLERISTRITNEVAEVNRVVLDVTSKPPGTIEWE, encoded by the coding sequence GTGGCAGAAACCCAGCGACCAGTCCTCGTCGTCGATTTCGGGGCGCAGTATGCGCAGTTGATCGCCCGGCGGGTGCGTGAGGCCAGCGTGTACTCCGAGGTGATCCCGCATACCGCGACCGTCGAGGAGATCGCCGAGCGGCAGCCGCTCGCGGTGATCCTGTCCGGCGGCCCGGCCAGTGTGTACACCGAGGGTGCGCCGCAGCTGGACGCGCGGCTGTTCGATCTGGAGGTGCCGGTCTTCGGCATCTGCTACGGCTTCCAGGCCATGGCGCAGGCGCTCGGCGGCACCGTCACCAACACCGGCACCCGGGAATACGGCCGCACCGAACTGAGCGTCGACGGCGGCGTGCTGCACGGCGGCCTGCCGACCGTGCAGCCGGTGTGGATGAGTCACGGCGACGCGGTCACCGACGCGCCGGCCGGTTTCGAGGTCACCGCCACCAGCGTGGGCGCGCCGGTGGCCGCGTTCGAGGACCGCGCGCGGCGGCTGGCCGGTGTGCAATATCACCCCGAGGTGCTGCACTCCCCGCACGGGCAGCAGGTGCTCAGCCGATTCCTGCACGAGGTGGCGGGCATCCCCGCGGCCTGGACCCCGGCCAATATCGCGGACGCGCTGATCGAGCAGGTGCGCGCGCAGGTCGGCGACGGGCACGCGATCTGCGGGCTGTCCGGGGGGGTCGACTCCGCCGTCGCGGCCGCGCTGGTGCAGCGCGCCATCGGCGACCGGCTCACCTGTGTGTTCGTCGATCACGGCCTGCTGCGCGCGGGGGAGCGGGAGCAGGTGCAGCGCGATTTCGTCGCCGCGACCGGCGCCCGCCTGGTGACTGTCGACGCGGTGGAGAAGTTCGTCGGCGAGCTGAAGGGGGTGACCGATCCGGAGGAGAAGCGCAAGATCATCGGCCGGGAGTTCATCCGCTCCTTCGAGGACGCGATCGCCGAGGTCGTGCTGACCACCGAGAACCTCACCGCCGAACCCGCCGTGGAATATCTGGTGCAGGGCACCCTCTACCCCGATGTGGTGGAGTCCGGCGGCGGCGCCGGGACCGCGAACATCAAGAGCCATCACAACGTCGGCGGCCTGCCCGACGATCTGGAGTTCGAACTGGTCGAGCCGCTGCGGCTGCTGTTCAAGGACGAGGTGCGCGCGGTCGGCCGCGAACTGGGGCTGCCGGAGGAGATCGTGGCCCGGCAGCCGTTCCCGGGTCCGGGCCTGGCCATCCGCATCGTCGGCGAGGTGACCGCCGACCGGCTGGCGACACTGCGGCAGGCCGACGCCATCGCCCGCGAGGAGCTGACCGCGGCCGGCCTGGACGGTCAGATCTGGCAGTGCCCGGTCGTGCTGCTGGCCGAGGTGCGCTCGGTCGGCGTGCAGGGTGACGGCCGCACCTACGGTCATCCGATCGTGCTGCGCCCGGTGTCCAGCGAGGACGCGATGACCGCGGATTGGACCCGGCTGCCCTACGACGTGCTGGAACGCATCTCCACCCGGATCACCAACGAGGTGGCCGAGGTCAACCGGGTCGTGCTCGACGTGACGAGCAAGCCGCCGGGGACCATCGAATGGGAATGA
- a CDS encoding ATP-binding protein — protein MLPVTPTLDAHGAAPVPPPRLVRRSGGRVIGGVAGGIADHLGIDVFKVRMAFVLLSALMGAGIVAYGLLWIFTSAGADAPPPTASERRQAVGLVLLGLALAVSMSWLFNGTAAHVVGPIVVVAVGAALVWREFDAEGPRSMFGLPAKPGVLTWTRILSGATLIVVGLSVVVLARINLSSLGSALIAVGVTLVGVGLLTVPLWLRLMRALNSERAARIRNEEREEIASHLHDSVLQTLALIQRQAGDPQEVTRLARSQERELRKWLFEDSMPAESSLAAALRTIAGEVEDQHGVKVTPVTVGDVSMDPGDTGFGLPKEHFTALLGATREALVNAAKHAGVPTIDLFAEVEPEQVSIFVRDRGTGFDLAAVPADRRGVAKSIRARIERRGGSVDIRSTPGRGTEVRITLPRSDSEDRTEAAEAEQG, from the coding sequence ATGTTGCCGGTGACGCCCACCCTCGATGCGCACGGCGCCGCGCCCGTGCCGCCGCCGCGGCTGGTGCGCCGGTCCGGGGGCCGGGTGATCGGTGGCGTGGCCGGTGGTATCGCCGATCACCTCGGCATCGACGTGTTCAAGGTGCGGATGGCGTTCGTCCTGCTGTCCGCGCTGATGGGGGCGGGCATCGTCGCCTACGGACTGCTGTGGATCTTCACCTCGGCCGGTGCGGACGCACCCCCGCCGACGGCGTCCGAGCGGCGGCAGGCGGTCGGGCTGGTGCTGCTCGGACTGGCGCTCGCGGTATCGATGTCGTGGCTGTTCAACGGCACCGCGGCCCATGTGGTGGGGCCGATCGTGGTGGTCGCGGTCGGCGCCGCGCTGGTGTGGCGCGAATTCGACGCCGAGGGGCCGCGCTCGATGTTCGGGCTGCCCGCCAAGCCCGGCGTCCTGACCTGGACGCGCATCCTGTCCGGGGCCACGCTGATCGTGGTCGGGCTGAGCGTGGTGGTGCTGGCCCGGATCAATCTCAGCTCGCTGGGGTCGGCGCTGATCGCGGTCGGCGTCACGCTGGTCGGGGTCGGTCTGCTGACGGTGCCGCTGTGGCTGCGCCTGATGCGCGCGCTCAACTCCGAGCGCGCCGCCCGCATCCGCAACGAGGAGCGCGAGGAGATCGCCTCCCACCTGCACGATTCCGTCCTGCAGACCCTCGCGTTGATCCAGCGGCAGGCCGGCGACCCGCAGGAGGTCACGCGGTTGGCCCGTAGCCAGGAGCGGGAGCTGCGCAAATGGCTGTTCGAGGATTCGATGCCGGCCGAGTCGAGCCTCGCCGCCGCGCTGCGCACCATCGCCGGTGAGGTCGAGGATCAGCACGGCGTGAAGGTCACCCCGGTGACCGTCGGCGACGTCTCGATGGATCCGGGCGACACCGGATTCGGCCTGCCCAAGGAACATTTCACCGCCCTGCTCGGCGCCACCCGCGAGGCCCTGGTGAACGCGGCCAAACATGCCGGGGTGCCCACCATCGACCTGTTCGCGGAGGTGGAGCCGGAACAGGTGAGCATCTTCGTGCGCGACCGCGGCACCGGTTTCGATCTCGCGGCCGTCCCCGCCGACCGCCGGGGCGTCGCCAAGTCCATCCGGGCCCGGATCGAGCGCCGCGGCGGGTCGGTCGACATCCGGTCCACACCCGGTCGCGGCACCGAGGTCCGGATCACTTTGCCGCGCAGCGACTCCGAGGACCGCACCGAGGCGGCCGAGGCGGAGCAGGGGTGA
- a CDS encoding DNA polymerase Y family protein yields MSAARSRAARVLALWCPDWPAVAAAAVDEVPPTRPVVVLHANRVVAGTATARAEGVRRGLTRREAQARCPGLYVAQADPDRDARLFEPVVAAVAEVVPGVEVLRPGLLVLAARGAARFFGSEEAAAERLVDAVAATGVECAIGIADELSTAVIAARRATIVPPGEGARFLAPLPVAELAVEPSLTAPERADLVDLLHRLGLRRIGDFATLSPAEVGSRFGADAIRAHRCARAESERPPSAAPPAVDLAVEYPCDPPIDRIDAAAFAGRLLATRLHERLAGASVACTRLIVSAETAAGEQLSRVWRCAEPLTPEGTADRVRWQLDGWLTQRALRGVPPDEEPDGAVHGRGVAPGDPGADPFAPSAAGTPHRGGARAAGAAEGKSRGGAEPVGAAWDKGRGGAGPAEAAGDKGREGAKPAGVAEGKGRGGAGPVGAAEDKSRSGVRPVGAAGGRGGAGPVGAVGGKGRGGARSTGTPPHRGGPPAAPITVLRLEPIEVVTTAALQMGLWGEAGDNEERARRALVRVQGLLGGTAVQVGVLSGGRGPAERITLIALGDEPAPRTDPDLPWPGRLPEPAPAVVLVDHPGVRLEAADSSPVWVTDRGDFTAVPARLYWGRKHWSVTGWAGPWLLDEQWWGSTRPDCLVRAQVLLDDRVRTLLLLGYDGTWHVEGLYE; encoded by the coding sequence ATGAGCGCGGCTCGGTCGCGGGCGGCGCGAGTGCTGGCGCTGTGGTGCCCGGACTGGCCCGCGGTCGCGGCGGCGGCCGTGGACGAGGTGCCGCCGACCCGGCCGGTGGTGGTGCTGCACGCCAACCGGGTGGTCGCGGGAACGGCGACAGCACGGGCGGAAGGGGTGCGACGTGGCCTGACGCGGCGGGAAGCACAAGCGCGCTGCCCGGGATTGTATGTGGCACAGGCAGATCCGGATCGGGACGCGCGATTGTTCGAGCCGGTGGTGGCGGCCGTGGCCGAGGTCGTGCCCGGGGTAGAGGTGCTGCGGCCCGGCCTGCTGGTGCTGGCCGCGCGCGGCGCCGCCCGATTCTTCGGATCCGAGGAGGCGGCGGCCGAACGGCTGGTCGACGCGGTCGCCGCCACCGGGGTGGAATGCGCGATCGGGATCGCCGACGAACTGTCCACCGCGGTGATCGCCGCCCGCCGCGCGACGATCGTGCCGCCGGGGGAGGGCGCCCGGTTCCTGGCGCCGCTGCCGGTGGCGGAACTGGCCGTGGAGCCGAGCCTCACCGCCCCGGAACGCGCCGATCTGGTGGATCTGCTGCACCGCCTGGGCTTGCGTCGTATCGGCGATTTCGCCACGCTGAGCCCGGCCGAGGTCGGTTCCCGATTCGGCGCCGACGCGATCCGCGCCCACCGCTGTGCCCGCGCCGAATCGGAGCGCCCGCCCTCCGCGGCGCCACCGGCGGTGGATCTGGCGGTGGAGTATCCCTGCGATCCGCCGATCGACCGGATCGATGCCGCCGCCTTCGCTGGCCGCCTGCTCGCAACTCGGCTGCACGAACGCCTCGCCGGCGCGTCAGTAGCCTGCACCAGGCTAATAGTATCGGCGGAAACCGCTGCCGGAGAACAACTTTCCCGAGTCTGGCGCTGCGCCGAGCCACTCACCCCGGAGGGCACCGCGGACCGGGTGCGCTGGCAGCTGGATGGCTGGCTAACCCAGCGCGCCCTACGGGGAGTTCCGCCGGACGAGGAACCCGATGGTGCGGTACACGGTCGCGGAGTGGCGCCGGGCGACCCCGGTGCAGACCCCTTCGCGCCGAGCGCTGCAGGCACACCGCACCGTGGTGGAGCGAGAGCAGCCGGAGCGGCCGAGGGTAAGAGCCGCGGCGGTGCGGAACCGGTCGGAGCGGCCTGGGATAAGGGTCGCGGTGGAGCGGGACCGGCTGAAGCCGCTGGGGATAAGGGCCGCGAAGGCGCGAAACCGGCCGGAGTGGCCGAGGGCAAGGGTCGCGGCGGAGCTGGACCGGTCGGAGCGGCCGAGGACAAGAGCCGAAGTGGAGTGAGACCGGTTGGAGCGGCCGGGGGTCGTGGCGGTGCGGGACCGGTTGGAGCGGTCGGGGGTAAGGGTCGCGGTGGTGCGAGATCCACCGGAACACCGCCGCATCGGGGCGGGCCGCCTGCAGCCCCGATCACCGTGCTCCGACTGGAGCCGATCGAGGTCGTCACCACCGCCGCACTGCAGATGGGCCTGTGGGGCGAGGCCGGTGACAACGAGGAGCGTGCTCGGCGTGCCCTGGTCCGGGTGCAGGGATTACTCGGCGGGACCGCGGTGCAGGTCGGGGTGCTCAGCGGCGGCCGCGGCCCGGCCGAGCGCATCACCCTGATCGCTCTCGGCGACGAGCCGGCCCCCCGCACAGATCCGGATCTGCCCTGGCCGGGCCGGTTGCCCGAGCCCGCACCCGCTGTGGTGCTGGTAGACCACCCCGGCGTCCGATTGGAGGCGGCCGACAGTTCCCCGGTGTGGGTGACCGACCGCGGCGATTTCACCGCCGTCCCGGCCCGGCTGTACTGGGGTCGCAAGCACTGGTCGGTGACCGGCTGGGCCGGCCCCTGGCTGCTGGACGAACAGTGGTGGGGCAGCACTCGCCCGGACTGTCTAGTCCGCGCTCAGGTCCTGCTCGACGACCGGGTGCGAACCCTGCTGCTGCTCGGTTACGACGGGACCTGGCATGTGGAGGGCCTCTACGAGTAA
- a CDS encoding PspC domain-containing protein, whose protein sequence is MTRANGWAGGTGSRAGFNEQLQHLWRTRPVRRPRQGPVAGVAVGFGRRYGVDPVLIRIAFVVATIFGGAGIVLYLAAWLLLPAAGDQVSPAQGLLGKGYSAQSPVRTIVLLVALVIALATMGPVGVGLGGSGLISFALMVAGWWLLYLRQPQPPADDVDSLGMNTMAATGYPGTAFPGGSPWAANPYGPYTTLPDHYEPGQPVIDAAADAATVPVATTTGTSTAAGTVTDSAVTDFIPGAADRVIDAPVGDPDPADSAAGFATSTATEESPAGRRSGAAADPGRFGPRPPGWDPLGVSPLAWDLPDPTPPAPIVAAPRPPRSRLTPIIIGHAVLAAAIAGGIAAAGVEWMTPARIGAVALAVVGLGLVIGAFLRRGYGLIVLIPPLVGFIALASVIGPVEFDRGAVGEHAWTPTTAAELAQPFRINAGSGTLDLRSLALTADESASARVRMGNLRVLVPDSMRLDTTCTVKLADAADCPQGPTGPATGPVLHLDIDVRAGHVEVHRG, encoded by the coding sequence ATGACCAGAGCGAACGGCTGGGCCGGGGGCACCGGTAGCCGGGCCGGATTCAACGAACAACTCCAGCATCTGTGGAGAACCCGGCCCGTGCGCCGTCCGCGACAAGGTCCCGTCGCGGGCGTCGCCGTGGGATTCGGGCGGCGCTACGGCGTCGATCCGGTGCTGATCCGGATCGCCTTCGTGGTGGCGACGATCTTCGGCGGCGCGGGCATCGTGCTGTATCTGGCGGCGTGGCTGCTGCTCCCGGCGGCGGGTGATCAGGTGTCGCCGGCGCAGGGGCTGCTCGGCAAGGGTTACAGCGCGCAGTCGCCGGTCCGGACGATCGTGCTGCTCGTCGCGCTGGTGATCGCGCTCGCCACCATGGGCCCGGTCGGGGTGGGACTCGGCGGTTCCGGGCTGATCAGCTTCGCGCTGATGGTCGCCGGGTGGTGGCTGCTGTATCTGCGGCAGCCGCAACCGCCCGCCGACGACGTGGATTCGCTGGGCATGAACACGATGGCGGCCACCGGCTATCCGGGCACCGCCTTCCCGGGTGGCTCGCCGTGGGCGGCCAATCCCTACGGGCCGTACACGACCCTGCCGGATCACTACGAGCCGGGACAGCCGGTGATCGATGCGGCGGCGGACGCGGCGACCGTACCGGTCGCCACCACGACGGGCACATCCACGGCCGCCGGGACCGTAACCGATTCGGCGGTGACCGACTTCATACCCGGCGCCGCCGATCGCGTCATCGATGCCCCGGTCGGCGATCCGGATCCGGCGGATTCCGCCGCCGGCTTCGCGACGTCGACGGCGACCGAGGAATCGCCCGCAGGCCGTCGATCCGGCGCGGCCGCGGATCCGGGCCGGTTCGGCCCCCGGCCACCCGGCTGGGATCCGCTCGGGGTCTCCCCGCTGGCCTGGGATCTGCCGGATCCGACGCCGCCGGCGCCGATCGTGGCGGCCCCGCGGCCCCCGCGCTCGCGACTCACCCCGATCATCATCGGTCACGCGGTGCTCGCGGCCGCGATCGCGGGCGGGATCGCCGCCGCCGGAGTGGAATGGATGACGCCGGCCCGGATCGGCGCGGTGGCGCTGGCGGTGGTGGGTCTGGGCCTGGTCATCGGCGCGTTCCTGCGGCGCGGTTACGGCCTGATCGTGCTGATCCCGCCGCTGGTCGGATTCATCGCCCTGGCCTCGGTGATCGGACCGGTGGAATTCGACCGCGGCGCCGTCGGCGAGCACGCCTGGACGCCCACCACGGCCGCCGAACTGGCTCAGCCGTTCCGGATCAACGCCGGGTCGGGCACGCTGGACCTGCGCTCGCTCGCCCTGACCGCGGACGAATCCGCGTCCGCCCGGGTCCGGATGGGCAATCTCCGGGTGCTGGTACCGGATTCGATGCGGCTGGACACCACCTGCACGGTGAAGCTGGCCGATGCCGCCGACTGCCCGCAGGGCCCGACCGGACCCGCGACCGGACCGGTTCTGCACCTCGACATCGATGTACGCGCCGGACACGTGGAGGTGCACCGTGGCTGA
- a CDS encoding DUF5808 domain-containing protein: MTNGPDRVPDPQGKMLGIPYDWRAPTAARLRARWWNPDDTRLFTPKVFGWGYDLNFHRLLHPLRK, from the coding sequence ATGACGAACGGTCCCGACCGAGTCCCCGACCCGCAGGGCAAGATGCTCGGCATTCCGTACGATTGGCGAGCACCGACCGCGGCGCGGCTGCGCGCCCGCTGGTGGAATCCGGACGATACGCGTCTGTTCACCCCGAAGGTCTTCGGCTGGGGCTACGACCTGAACTTCCATCGGCTGCTGCATCCGCTGCGGAAGTAG
- a CDS encoding response regulator transcription factor, producing MRVFLVDDHAVFRSGVRAELSREADMAVVGEAGGVGEAVAGIKSARPDVVLLDVHMPDGGGVAVLQGIDPGPVCLALSVSDAAEDVIAVIRAGARGYVTKTISGPELAEGIRRVAAGDAVFSPRLAGFVLDSFTGRSPVPEPQLDPELDSLTPRELEVLRLLARGYTYREIAEALFISVKTVETHASNVLRKTQQSNRNALTRWAHRRRID from the coding sequence ATCCGGGTTTTTCTGGTCGACGACCACGCCGTGTTCCGGTCCGGGGTGCGGGCGGAGCTGAGCCGGGAAGCCGATATGGCGGTGGTCGGCGAGGCCGGCGGGGTGGGTGAGGCCGTCGCCGGGATCAAATCGGCCCGTCCCGACGTGGTACTGCTCGACGTGCACATGCCCGACGGCGGCGGCGTGGCGGTGCTACAGGGCATCGACCCGGGCCCGGTGTGCCTGGCGCTCAGCGTGTCCGACGCCGCGGAGGACGTGATCGCGGTGATCCGCGCCGGCGCCCGCGGCTACGTCACCAAGACCATCTCCGGACCCGAACTGGCCGAGGGGATCCGCCGCGTCGCCGCCGGTGACGCGGTGTTCAGCCCTCGGTTGGCCGGATTCGTGCTGGACTCGTTCACCGGCCGCTCCCCGGTCCCGGAACCGCAGCTGGACCCCGAACTGGACTCGCTGACCCCGCGCGAACTCGAGGTGCTGCGCCTGCTGGCCCGCGGCTACACCTATCGCGAGATCGCCGAGGCCCTGTTCATCTCGGTGAAGACCGTGGAGACGCACGCCTCCAACGTGCTGCGCAAGACCCAGCAGTCCAACCGCAACGCGCTAACCCGCTGGGCCCACCGCCGCCGCATCGACTGA
- a CDS encoding serine/threonine-protein kinase translates to MVFGYSRAVTERARPIVGPDYLVAGRYRLQSKLGGGGMGAVWLATDRLLNRDVAIKQVLTTAGLTDAEADEVRNRIVHEGRVAAKLSHEHAIAVYDVVLEAGEPWLVMEYLPSRSVAKALALVEVLPPVEVAQIGAQVADALAAAHAVGITHRDIKPGNILVADRGGEVGKAKLSDFGIAAGAGDLAGEQEDMITGTPAYMPPEVARGAQPTAASDVYSLGATLYTAVEGQTPYGFDEDQNVIVTRAAMAQIIPPSRSGPLTEVLLHMMEPAPQRRPTMAEARNEILAAVFGPGTGPYILGAPIRTEDGTIPAWAARNSAAGLRSPHSSPLPRPPRAVAPSAPAPQRNPAQRKPAKSGGIGLDSLGPNAGPLAIAVGLLIGLLIIIVVLVAL, encoded by the coding sequence ATGGTTTTCGGCTATTCTCGCGCCGTGACCGAACGCGCTCGTCCCATCGTCGGCCCCGACTACCTCGTCGCCGGGCGCTACCGCCTCCAGTCGAAGCTCGGCGGTGGTGGTATGGGGGCAGTGTGGCTGGCGACCGATCGCCTGCTCAACCGGGACGTCGCCATCAAGCAGGTGCTCACCACCGCCGGGCTCACCGACGCCGAGGCCGACGAGGTCCGCAACCGGATCGTGCACGAGGGCCGGGTCGCGGCCAAGCTGTCGCACGAGCACGCCATCGCCGTGTACGACGTGGTGCTCGAGGCCGGCGAACCCTGGCTGGTGATGGAGTATCTGCCGTCGCGCAGCGTCGCGAAGGCACTGGCCCTGGTCGAGGTGCTGCCGCCGGTCGAGGTGGCCCAGATCGGCGCGCAGGTCGCCGACGCCCTGGCCGCCGCGCACGCCGTCGGGATCACCCACCGCGACATCAAGCCGGGCAACATCCTGGTCGCCGACCGCGGCGGCGAGGTGGGCAAGGCGAAGCTGTCCGATTTCGGTATCGCCGCCGGCGCCGGGGATCTGGCCGGTGAGCAGGAGGACATGATCACCGGCACCCCCGCCTACATGCCGCCGGAGGTCGCGCGCGGGGCGCAGCCGACCGCCGCCAGCGACGTGTACTCGCTCGGCGCCACGCTCTACACGGCGGTGGAGGGGCAGACGCCGTACGGGTTCGACGAGGACCAGAACGTGATCGTCACCCGCGCCGCGATGGCGCAGATCATCCCGCCCAGCCGCAGCGGGCCGCTCACCGAGGTGCTGCTGCACATGATGGAGCCGGCGCCGCAGCGCCGCCCGACCATGGCCGAGGCGCGCAACGAGATCCTCGCCGCGGTCTTCGGGCCCGGCACCGGGCCTTATATTCTCGGCGCGCCGATCCGCACCGAGGACGGCACGATCCCGGCGTGGGCGGCGCGCAACTCCGCCGCCGGGCTGCGCAGCCCGCATTCGTCGCCGCTGCCGCGTCCGCCGCGCGCGGTCGCACCGAGTGCGCCCGCGCCGCAACGGAATCCGGCACAGCGCAAGCCCGCCAAGAGCGGCGGCATCGGGCTGGACAGCCTCGGGCCGAACGCCGGGCCGCTCGCCATCGCGGTGGGACTGCTGATCGGGTTGCTGATCATCATCGTGGTGCTCGTCGCGCTGTAA
- a CDS encoding sugar phosphate isomerase/epimerase has protein sequence MEKALDDIGWVLWHGTLGLQSAIADRIAAATAAGFGRVSVSPFDVATAAQAGTTPADLGRRLRDAGLEVVLDGLMNWYPGRPLTSSPTAAFTAPEVLDMCAALRPAALTVLARPTCEISPDEVAAAFGDLCDRAQESDTRVQLEFMPMMAIGDLAAAWTVVGAADRANGGLLFDTWHFYRGNPDFGTLANLPGDRIFGVQVADSTVPEGSLIEDTFRRAVPGDGRFDLEGVLRALDRIGGLRWIGPEVISPVTAAMPPVEAAHLTATRIRTLLGTIRADGTP, from the coding sequence ATGGAGAAGGCGCTGGACGACATCGGCTGGGTGCTGTGGCACGGCACGCTGGGTCTGCAGAGCGCGATAGCCGATCGGATCGCCGCGGCGACGGCCGCGGGGTTCGGCCGCGTATCCGTGAGCCCGTTCGATGTCGCGACCGCCGCGCAGGCGGGGACGACGCCCGCAGATCTGGGTCGCCGATTGCGGGACGCCGGTCTCGAGGTGGTGCTCGACGGGCTGATGAACTGGTATCCGGGCCGGCCGCTGACGTCGTCACCCACCGCGGCGTTCACCGCGCCCGAGGTACTCGACATGTGCGCGGCGCTGCGGCCGGCGGCCCTGACGGTGCTGGCCCGCCCGACGTGCGAAATCTCACCGGACGAGGTCGCGGCCGCCTTCGGCGACCTGTGCGACCGTGCCCAGGAATCGGACACCCGGGTGCAGTTGGAATTCATGCCGATGATGGCGATCGGCGATCTGGCCGCCGCCTGGACCGTGGTCGGCGCCGCGGACCGCGCCAACGGCGGGCTGCTTTTCGATACCTGGCACTTCTACCGCGGCAACCCGGACTTCGGCACGCTCGCGAATCTGCCCGGTGACCGGATCTTCGGTGTGCAGGTCGCCGACAGCACTGTCCCGGAAGGTTCGCTGATCGAGGACACTTTCCGGCGTGCCGTGCCGGGTGACGGCCGCTTCGATCTCGAGGGGGTACTGCGTGCGCTGGATCGCATCGGCGGATTGCGCTGGATCGGACCGGAAGTCATCTCCCCGGTCACCGCCGCGATGCCGCCCGTCGAGGCGGCACACCTCACCGCGACCCGAATTCGCACACTGCTCGGCACGATCCGCGCCGACGGCACTCCGTGA